One part of the Acinetobacter sp. XS-4 genome encodes these proteins:
- a CDS encoding nucleoside-diphosphate sugar epimerase: MTASKKKAIVLGATGLVGLALVEKLQQALEFEAITVVVRKESQVFNTYDKVNQLIIEDFLMLNDEDVNGHTHAFSCLGTTLKNAGSKQAFYAVDYEINAHLADLVQDKHIHLLLVSALGANASSPIFYNKVKGQLEDYIESLELEKLSIFRPSLLIGKRSDVRFMEDLGQSLFKFIENKLQKPFKYKPVTAEQLAHTMVVAALTQIEAFKRYDNLSIQKTR; the protein is encoded by the coding sequence ATGACAGCAAGTAAGAAAAAAGCGATTGTGCTTGGTGCAACAGGGTTGGTTGGATTAGCGCTAGTAGAAAAGCTCCAGCAGGCTCTAGAATTTGAAGCCATTACCGTAGTCGTTAGAAAAGAATCTCAAGTATTTAATACATATGACAAAGTTAATCAGCTCATCATAGAAGATTTCTTAATGTTGAATGATGAAGATGTGAACGGTCATACCCATGCATTCAGCTGTCTGGGAACAACATTAAAAAATGCAGGCTCAAAACAGGCATTTTACGCTGTGGATTATGAAATCAATGCTCATTTAGCAGATTTGGTACAAGATAAACATATTCATCTATTGTTAGTGAGCGCACTTGGTGCAAATGCCAGTTCACCAATTTTCTATAATAAAGTGAAAGGACAACTAGAAGATTATATTGAGAGTCTAGAGCTCGAAAAATTATCTATTTTTAGACCATCTTTACTTATTGGTAAACGTAGTGACGTACGATTTATGGAAGACTTAGGGCAAAGTTTATTTAAATTTATTGAGAATAAATTACAGAAACCATTCAAATATAAGCCTGTAACTGCGGAGCAATTGGCTCATACGATGGTCGTAGCGGCGCTAACGCAAATTGAAGCTTTTAAACGATATGATAATCTGAGCATACAGAAAACTCGATAA
- a CDS encoding histidine phosphatase family protein — MALDLLPKSMFEAIDLLPDASTPVTLFTRHSLRELVDGQGLAGYDLQLTPQGRELAQAWGNYLIRNTDRVIQHCISSPIQRCVDTAALMIEGADDVSPEFNTHTIEIIEQGLLVEPGSFVLDIQQAAPYFKKQGALGFINSFVNNALPGMKHPITGVLDVLELIYHTHPKTQGGLSLAVSHDTIIAAIVAVISGENKIKKEDWPEMMEGLFVWFEGEEFPNCKLKWIWRGKTYELNVAKFRKTL; from the coding sequence ATGGCACTCGATTTATTGCCTAAAAGTATGTTTGAAGCAATTGATTTATTGCCCGATGCTTCAACTCCCGTGACCTTATTTACGCGCCATTCTCTAAGAGAACTTGTGGATGGACAAGGACTAGCTGGATATGATCTGCAACTTACTCCTCAAGGACGTGAGCTTGCACAGGCATGGGGTAACTATTTAATTAGAAATACAGATCGTGTTATTCAGCATTGTATTTCAAGCCCAATACAACGTTGTGTCGATACGGCTGCGCTCATGATTGAAGGGGCTGATGATGTAAGTCCTGAATTTAATACGCATACGATTGAAATTATTGAACAAGGACTACTGGTTGAGCCGGGTAGCTTTGTACTAGATATACAACAAGCTGCTCCTTATTTTAAAAAACAAGGCGCTTTGGGGTTTATTAATAGTTTTGTAAATAATGCATTACCCGGCATGAAACATCCTATTACTGGTGTTTTAGACGTGCTAGAGCTTATTTATCATACGCATCCTAAAACTCAAGGCGGACTGAGTTTAGCTGTCAGTCATGACACTATTATTGCTGCAATTGTTGCTGTAATTTCTGGTGAAAATAAAATTAAGAAAGAAGATTGGCCTGAAATGATGGAAGGCCTATTTGTATGGTTTGAAGGCGAAGAATTTCCAAATTGCAAATTAAAATGGATTTGGAGAGGTAAGACCTATGAGTTGAATGTAGCTAAATTCCGAAAAACGCTATAA
- a CDS encoding ABC transporter permease — translation MLAYVIRRLWQMIPTMLGVVLLIFILFNWVGGDPAYILAGKMSNPEQIENIRKQLGVDQPYYVQLWIFIKQILTFDYGASWSTGEPVSQIILTRLGPSLTLLIPLTILQTVISIILALAVAAVRGSLTDRMVMMLCTIAMSISILVYIIVFQYVLAYQLSWFPVQGWSDTFSENLFKFALLPILIMLVVSIAPTLRLYRSFVLDEINQDYVRTARAKGVGESRILGVHVLRNASIPIITDVMSTLPALLIGAFLIERFFGIPGIGREVIIAVERSDFPVIKAITVYIAAATMIFNLIADLVYKVVDPRVQLK, via the coding sequence ATGCTGGCATATGTTATTCGGCGTTTATGGCAGATGATTCCAACCATGTTGGGGGTAGTCTTACTTATTTTTATTCTTTTTAACTGGGTTGGTGGCGATCCTGCTTATATTTTAGCGGGCAAGATGTCTAATCCTGAGCAGATTGAAAACATTCGTAAACAGCTAGGTGTTGATCAGCCGTATTACGTGCAGCTCTGGATTTTCATTAAACAAATACTGACTTTTGACTATGGTGCAAGTTGGAGTACTGGCGAACCTGTTTCCCAAATTATTTTAACTCGATTAGGGCCATCGCTCACGCTTTTAATTCCACTCACTATTTTACAGACCGTTATTTCAATTATTTTGGCCTTAGCTGTTGCAGCGGTACGTGGTTCTTTAACTGATCGTATGGTCATGATGTTATGTACTATTGCGATGTCGATCAGTATTTTAGTTTACATCATTGTCTTTCAATATGTTCTGGCTTATCAGCTAAGTTGGTTTCCTGTACAAGGTTGGAGTGACACTTTTTCCGAGAATTTATTTAAATTTGCCTTACTCCCGATTTTAATCATGCTGGTGGTGAGTATTGCACCGACTTTACGTTTATATCGTAGTTTTGTGCTTGATGAAATTAATCAGGACTATGTTCGAACAGCACGTGCTAAAGGTGTAGGTGAAAGCCGGATTTTAGGTGTACATGTACTGCGGAACGCTTCAATTCCTATTATTACCGATGTGATGTCAACCTTACCTGCATTACTCATCGGCGCATTTTTAATTGAACGCTTTTTTGGTATTCCCGGGATTGGTCGAGAGGTGATTATTGCAGTTGAGCGGAGTGATTTTCCTGTTATTAAGGCAATTACAGTTTATATCGCAGCTGCAACCATGATTTTTAACCTTATTGCCGATTTGGTCTACAAAGTGGTTGATCCACGTGTACAGTTGAAGTAG
- a CDS encoding 3'(2'),5'-bisphosphate nucleotidase CysQ, whose protein sequence is MFITTTRPQDTLINQLLPVLEQASQILLQEYQNYSAGYEFTIHEKQDDSPVTQADLKVNLFLLKHLAEITPDLPVLSEESDYSARHDWSTCWMLDPLDGTKEFIHERDEFTINLSLIKGKETVFSVIAVPCEQVVYLGYLQDLPFKYSFSQQQWYQYQVSSIVSNAPIQIGLSHGSKNPKYQKFIQPIEKEHNIIRREAGSAYKFCMMLEGEIDIYPRFHPTSEWDTSSGQGLLESIGGGLLTLDGKPFEYNQRSTVLNKGFIAFRDQESKKIAFEALAQSGVID, encoded by the coding sequence ATGTTTATAACAACTACACGCCCACAAGATACTTTGATTAATCAGCTTCTTCCCGTTTTGGAACAAGCGAGCCAGATTCTATTACAAGAATATCAAAATTATTCTGCGGGTTATGAGTTTACTATTCATGAAAAACAAGACGATTCACCTGTAACTCAAGCAGATTTAAAAGTGAATCTTTTCTTATTAAAGCACTTGGCAGAAATTACCCCAGACTTGCCTGTTTTGTCTGAAGAAAGTGATTATAGTGCTCGCCATGACTGGTCTACGTGTTGGATGTTAGATCCTCTGGATGGAACTAAAGAGTTTATTCATGAGCGTGATGAGTTCACGATAAACCTAAGTCTGATTAAGGGTAAAGAAACAGTTTTCTCAGTTATTGCCGTGCCATGTGAACAAGTGGTGTATTTAGGATATCTGCAAGATTTACCTTTTAAATATAGCTTTAGCCAACAACAATGGTATCAATATCAGGTTAGTTCGATAGTATCAAATGCACCTATACAAATAGGACTTAGTCACGGCAGTAAAAATCCGAAATATCAAAAATTTATTCAACCTATCGAAAAAGAACATAATATTATTCGAAGAGAAGCTGGGAGTGCTTATAAATTTTGCATGATGTTGGAAGGTGAAATAGATATTTACCCGCGATTCCACCCAACTTCTGAATGGGACACAAGTTCTGGTCAAGGTTTACTAGAAAGTATAGGTGGGGGTTTACTTACTCTTGATGGAAAACCTTTTGAATATAACCAAAGAAGCACGGTTTTAAATAAGGGCTTTATCGCATTTCGTGATCAGGAAAGCAAAAAAATAGCATTTGAAGCATTGGCCCAATCGGGTGTTATAGATTGA
- a CDS encoding SOS response-associated peptidase family protein has protein sequence MCANFKPLTLAQLQQLQLPVVGFSYAEEVYPAGTMPLLFKSPQGLEWREVMFGLVPKWAEDTNIAKHTYNARHETIFQKPSFQEAALKCKFGVIAVTEFYESKYINDKPERWGVRRKDGQAFFIAAIYEICKINETVIRSASMLTMDAIDHPMMKDFHEPGDVKRSVIVIPHDRLEEWLSLESPDISSFIEGFPVEEFECSHVPKEKVIKPTPQLSMFD, from the coding sequence ATGTGCGCTAACTTTAAACCTTTAACTCTTGCCCAGTTGCAGCAACTTCAGTTGCCTGTGGTTGGCTTTAGCTATGCCGAAGAGGTTTATCCTGCGGGAACAATGCCATTATTATTCAAATCACCACAAGGTCTTGAATGGCGTGAAGTCATGTTTGGCTTGGTTCCCAAATGGGCCGAAGATACCAACATAGCCAAACATACTTACAATGCCCGTCATGAAACGATTTTCCAAAAACCGAGTTTTCAGGAAGCTGCGCTTAAATGTAAATTCGGTGTGATTGCAGTCACTGAGTTTTATGAAAGTAAATATATAAATGATAAGCCTGAGCGGTGGGGTGTACGCCGCAAAGATGGGCAAGCTTTTTTTATTGCAGCGATCTATGAAATTTGCAAAATCAATGAGACCGTTATTCGTTCTGCAAGTATGTTGACCATGGATGCCATCGATCATCCCATGATGAAAGACTTTCACGAACCAGGTGATGTCAAAAGATCAGTTATTGTGATTCCACATGACCGACTAGAAGAGTGGTTGAGTTTAGAATCGCCTGATATTTCCAGCTTTATTGAAGGTTTTCCAGTGGAAGAGTTTGAATGCTCTCATGTGCCTAAAGAAAAAGTTATAAAACCGACACCACAGTTAAGCATGTTTGACTAA
- the rpsT gene encoding 30S ribosomal protein S20 encodes MANSAQAKKRARQNVTARKHNASLRSMVRTYIKRTLSAIAGGDHAVATEAYQKAVPVIDRMADKGIIHKNKAARHKSRLNAQVKALAN; translated from the coding sequence GTGGCAAACTCTGCTCAAGCTAAAAAACGTGCGCGTCAAAACGTTACTGCACGTAAACACAACGCAAGCTTGCGTTCTATGGTTCGTACATACATCAAACGTACTTTAAGTGCAATTGCTGGTGGTGATCATGCTGTTGCTACAGAAGCTTACCAAAAAGCTGTTCCTGTAATCGACCGTATGGCTGATAAAGGCATCATCCACAAAAATAAAGCTGCTCGTCATAAGAGCCGTTTAAATGCTCAAGTTAAAGCGTTAGCTAACTAA
- a CDS encoding ABC transporter permease, with amino-acid sequence MLSVLSKRKQQTKAEAHSSGLWKLAMRRLRADKIAMSSLVIVLLYFIILALSMMGMIASDWNKEVAVSYAPPTFIGADKTTGAGQNAAAIEEELPINPVDPLKDVIHQLKAEIKQEKSAGSAIDYYGVVDPLADDMKAIDQQLGGHLLDQQSELKSTLIFGADKWGQDVLKKTIKGAETSIIVGVISALLAVGIGTLLGAISGYFGGWVDDILNWFYNIFTSIPYLLLVLAIAAVLQQKGILSIVLILGLTGWTGVYRLIRAEYMKHTAREYVLAAKAIGVGHFRRMFIHIFPNVSHIALVQMSILVVSFIKSEVILSFLGFGVPVGVVSWGSMLNEAQSELLLGKWWQLVAASIAMAVLVTAFSMFTDALRDALDPKLK; translated from the coding sequence ATGCTGAGCGTTTTATCAAAAAGAAAACAACAAACAAAAGCCGAAGCTCATTCATCTGGCCTGTGGAAACTTGCCATGCGTCGTCTTCGAGCCGACAAGATTGCGATGTCATCGCTAGTGATTGTATTGCTTTATTTTATTATCTTGGCTTTATCAATGATGGGCATGATTGCATCTGACTGGAATAAAGAGGTTGCAGTAAGTTATGCACCGCCCACATTTATAGGCGCAGATAAGACAACAGGTGCAGGGCAAAATGCAGCAGCGATTGAAGAAGAGTTACCGATAAATCCAGTTGATCCTTTAAAAGATGTAATTCATCAACTCAAGGCTGAAATTAAACAAGAAAAGAGTGCTGGGAGTGCAATTGATTATTATGGTGTAGTTGACCCTTTAGCTGATGATATGAAGGCCATTGATCAGCAACTTGGAGGGCATTTACTTGATCAGCAAAGTGAACTCAAAAGCACACTTATATTTGGAGCTGACAAATGGGGACAAGATGTCCTTAAAAAGACCATTAAAGGTGCTGAAACTTCAATTATTGTTGGGGTGATATCTGCTTTACTGGCGGTAGGCATCGGTACACTTTTAGGTGCAATTTCAGGATATTTTGGCGGTTGGGTTGATGATATTCTCAACTGGTTTTATAACATTTTTACCTCAATTCCATATTTATTATTAGTGCTTGCCATTGCTGCCGTACTTCAACAAAAAGGCATTTTATCCATTGTTCTGATTTTAGGTTTAACGGGCTGGACGGGGGTTTATCGTTTAATTCGTGCCGAATATATGAAACATACCGCACGTGAATATGTTCTTGCTGCCAAGGCAATTGGTGTTGGACATTTCCGCCGTATGTTCATTCATATTTTCCCTAATGTCAGCCATATCGCTTTAGTTCAAATGTCAATTCTGGTGGTTTCTTTTATTAAATCTGAAGTCATTTTGAGTTTCTTGGGTTTTGGTGTGCCAGTAGGCGTAGTGTCTTGGGGGAGCATGTTGAATGAAGCACAAAGTGAACTTCTTTTAGGTAAGTGGTGGCAGCTTGTCGCAGCTTCTATCGCAATGGCTGTTTTGGTTACGGCATTTTCAATGTTTACTGATGCACTCCGTGATGCATTAGATCCAAAACTAAAATAA
- a CDS encoding ABC transporter ATP-binding protein: MLEQENKNAPLLHVKNLRVSFKGEDKQYIETVKGISFDIPENTTVALVGESGSGKSVTSLATMGLLPVGQSKIDEQSKIIFEGKDLLSLSRTEMRKICGKDIAMIFQEPMSSLNPVFTVGNQIAEVLCLHMGLSRKQARQRVLELLKEVGIPSPETKIDAYPNQLSGGQQQRVMIAMAIACEPKLLIADEPTTALDVTIQKQIIDLLESLRKRRQMSMLFITHDLALVGEIADKVIVMRHGEIREQGAAEQVLEQPKDVYTRALLYCRPQMSQRPYRLPVTSDFMRQEDNILVEQNFDASEIPERKRGLNGDEQIILEVKDLKKSFYSRKGLFGKEEFQAVKGVSFKLAKGKTLGLVGESGSGKTTVGLLLMRLHQASGGQAFIEGKDILSLTEKEFAKYQRKIQIIFQNPYASLNPRFTVGQILLEPMQIHNIGKDDTERKQIALSLLERVNLPEQAYYRYPHEFSGGQRQRIAIARCLTLKPEILICDESVSALDVSVQAQVLNLLQDLQDEFGLSYIFISHDLSVVKYISDQVMVMNHGKVVEIANSDELYAHPQHDYTKRLLQAIPQGIQHIS; this comes from the coding sequence ATGTTAGAACAAGAAAATAAGAATGCACCGTTGTTGCACGTTAAAAATTTACGAGTAAGTTTTAAAGGTGAAGATAAGCAATATATTGAAACCGTAAAAGGAATTAGCTTTGACATTCCAGAAAATACAACTGTTGCTTTAGTCGGTGAGTCGGGTAGCGGTAAATCAGTTACTTCTTTGGCAACTATGGGGTTACTGCCTGTAGGTCAGAGTAAAATTGATGAGCAAAGTAAAATTATATTTGAAGGCAAAGATTTACTGAGCTTATCTCGTACAGAGATGCGTAAAATTTGTGGCAAAGATATTGCAATGATTTTTCAGGAGCCGATGTCATCATTAAATCCTGTTTTTACGGTTGGCAACCAAATTGCAGAAGTGTTGTGTTTGCATATGGGGTTGAGCCGTAAACAGGCTCGACAACGCGTTTTAGAGTTGCTTAAAGAGGTAGGTATTCCTTCACCTGAAACTAAAATTGATGCCTATCCAAATCAGCTTTCGGGCGGTCAACAGCAACGTGTCATGATTGCTATGGCAATTGCATGTGAACCTAAACTGCTGATTGCCGATGAGCCAACCACTGCGCTTGATGTCACGATTCAAAAGCAAATTATTGATTTACTTGAGTCATTACGTAAACGCCGTCAAATGTCGATGCTTTTTATTACCCACGATTTAGCGTTGGTCGGTGAAATTGCAGATAAAGTCATTGTAATGCGTCATGGCGAGATTAGAGAGCAAGGCGCTGCTGAACAGGTTCTTGAGCAGCCTAAAGATGTATATACGAGAGCTTTGCTCTATTGCCGCCCGCAAATGTCACAACGACCTTATCGTTTACCAGTGACGAGCGATTTTATGCGTCAAGAAGACAACATCTTGGTCGAACAAAATTTTGATGCTTCAGAAATTCCCGAGCGCAAACGTGGTTTAAATGGTGATGAGCAAATTATTTTAGAAGTAAAAGATCTGAAAAAAAGCTTTTATAGCCGTAAAGGCCTATTTGGCAAAGAAGAGTTTCAGGCAGTTAAAGGGGTTTCTTTTAAACTCGCTAAAGGAAAAACCTTAGGTTTAGTCGGAGAATCTGGTTCAGGTAAAACAACTGTTGGGCTATTACTCATGCGCTTACATCAGGCATCTGGCGGGCAGGCTTTCATTGAAGGTAAAGATATTCTCTCATTAACTGAAAAAGAGTTTGCTAAATATCAACGGAAAATCCAGATTATTTTTCAAAATCCGTATGCCTCTCTTAATCCACGCTTTACGGTTGGACAGATTTTATTAGAGCCTATGCAAATCCATAACATCGGTAAAGATGATACTGAACGTAAACAAATTGCGCTTAGTTTACTTGAGCGAGTCAATTTACCCGAACAAGCTTACTATCGTTATCCACATGAATTTTCGGGTGGACAGCGTCAACGTATTGCGATTGCACGTTGTTTAACGCTAAAGCCTGAAATTTTGATTTGTGATGAATCTGTTTCTGCACTCGATGTTTCAGTCCAAGCGCAGGTACTTAACTTATTACAAGATTTACAAGATGAATTTGGGCTCAGTTATATCTTTATTTCACATGACTTATCTGTTGTGAAGTATATCTCTGATCAAGTTATGGTCATGAATCATGGTAAAGTTGTGGAAATTGCCAATTCGGATGAGCTTTATGCGCATCCTCAACATGATTACACTAAACGTCTATTACAAGCCATTCCTCAAGGGATTCAACACATTTCATAA
- a CDS encoding M3 family metallopeptidase, which translates to MKNKTLKMTTLCMLAIGINQTVSAETTRPTLPLLKAQQLPAWCDANLKKIQQQITIFEKIPVKDNAAAAPILAKWDKIFAHFEDFSGPISLYSNVDPDAKLRKAAEDCEIKINQFHTDIFQNPKLYNLIKNTQATDPIDQKYRQDILDQFEDTGVQLEPVKRARMKAILDELTKLEQEYARNVRDNPEKLEFTPEEMKGLPQSYISALKKNAKGNYVLGFEYPEYRPFMELADNDDARKRYQIAFTRRGTEQNLKLLKQAIDLRYELAQLFGKPSYADWVLKDRMAKTPEAVNQFLAEVQKTVAPLERKEVEELRAFKAQTLKTPLEKTEITRWSEAYWSEKLRKNRYQIDQEKLRDYFPTLAAQKWLFAISSDLYGIDFKPVKVKAWQDEVEYYDVVDKKTGKLLGGLYMDKFPREGKYGHAAVWGVYGGSTLTNRLPISALVTNFNRKGLNSDELETFVHEFGHALHGILSNTRYASQSGTSVERDFVEAPSQMYEEWARRKETLSKVADYCDPACPRVDDELIARLKAVHNYGRGLRYARQTLYAQYDMSLHTADALKVKPLENWQKMEAATALGYVPTTEFPGQFGHLMGGYQAGYYGYMWSEVLALDMLSAYGNNLNNPQVGQRYRQTILSQGSQKPAAQLVKDFLGREPDNKAFFNEITGQRVK; encoded by the coding sequence ATGAAAAATAAAACACTAAAAATGACTACTTTATGTATGTTGGCAATAGGTATAAATCAGACCGTTTCAGCAGAAACAACACGTCCAACTTTGCCATTACTTAAAGCACAACAACTTCCAGCATGGTGTGATGCTAATTTAAAAAAGATTCAGCAACAGATTACAATTTTTGAAAAAATACCTGTTAAGGATAATGCAGCAGCGGCTCCTATATTGGCAAAATGGGATAAAATTTTTGCACATTTTGAGGATTTTTCAGGTCCGATAAGTCTATATAGTAATGTAGACCCAGATGCAAAGTTACGTAAGGCAGCAGAAGACTGTGAAATCAAAATTAATCAGTTTCACACTGATATATTTCAGAACCCGAAGCTATATAACCTAATTAAAAATACACAAGCAACAGACCCAATTGACCAAAAATACCGCCAAGATATTCTAGATCAGTTTGAAGACACAGGCGTGCAACTTGAACCGGTAAAACGTGCACGAATGAAGGCTATTCTGGATGAGCTGACTAAACTTGAGCAAGAATATGCGCGTAATGTCCGCGATAATCCCGAGAAACTTGAGTTTACTCCTGAAGAGATGAAGGGCCTGCCTCAAAGTTATATTTCAGCATTAAAGAAAAATGCTAAAGGCAACTATGTATTAGGTTTTGAATATCCTGAATATCGTCCTTTTATGGAGTTGGCAGATAATGATGATGCCCGAAAAAGATATCAAATTGCCTTTACTCGACGTGGTACTGAGCAAAATTTAAAACTACTCAAACAAGCAATTGATTTGCGTTATGAACTTGCGCAGTTATTTGGAAAACCAAGTTATGCAGATTGGGTTTTAAAAGATCGTATGGCTAAAACGCCTGAGGCTGTAAATCAATTTTTAGCAGAAGTACAAAAAACAGTAGCGCCTCTTGAACGTAAAGAAGTAGAAGAACTGCGTGCATTTAAAGCACAAACACTAAAAACACCATTAGAAAAAACCGAGATCACGCGTTGGAGTGAAGCTTACTGGAGCGAAAAACTTCGTAAGAATAGATATCAAATTGATCAGGAAAAACTTCGTGATTATTTCCCAACTTTAGCTGCTCAAAAGTGGTTGTTTGCTATTTCATCTGACCTTTACGGGATTGATTTTAAACCTGTCAAAGTTAAAGCATGGCAGGATGAAGTTGAATATTACGATGTAGTTGATAAGAAGACAGGAAAACTTTTGGGTGGCTTATATATGGATAAATTCCCTCGTGAAGGGAAATATGGCCATGCTGCCGTTTGGGGAGTATACGGTGGAAGTACGTTAACCAACCGCTTACCTATTTCAGCATTGGTCACTAACTTTAACCGGAAAGGGTTAAATAGCGATGAGCTAGAAACTTTTGTTCATGAATTTGGTCATGCTTTACATGGCATTTTATCAAATACACGTTATGCCAGTCAGTCAGGAACATCCGTAGAGCGTGATTTTGTAGAAGCACCATCTCAAATGTATGAAGAGTGGGCACGCCGTAAAGAGACTTTATCTAAAGTAGCTGATTATTGTGATCCAGCATGTCCACGTGTTGATGACGAACTAATTGCCCGTTTAAAAGCAGTACATAACTATGGACGTGGCTTGCGTTATGCGCGTCAAACTCTTTATGCACAGTACGATATGTCATTGCATACTGCGGATGCTTTAAAAGTAAAACCTTTAGAAAATTGGCAAAAAATGGAAGCTGCTACAGCTTTAGGTTATGTACCAACAACAGAGTTTCCTGGGCAGTTTGGACATTTGATGGGCGGTTATCAAGCAGGTTATTACGGTTATATGTGGTCTGAGGTTTTAGCTTTAGACATGCTTTCGGCTTATGGTAACAACCTTAATAACCCACAAGTTGGGCAGCGTTACCGTCAAACGATTTTATCGCAAGGTAGCCAAAAACCAGCTGCTCAATTGGTTAAAGATTTTCTTGGCCGTGAACCTGATAACAAAGCGTTCTTTAATGAGATTACCGGACAACGGGTTAAATAA